The following is a genomic window from Chryseobacterium sp. StRB126.
TACGATTTTTACATTGATAGGACTGGCTCTTGCTATATTTATGGGGTTCTGTAATTCTGCGAGCTATGACCGTTTCTGGGAAGGGCGAAAACTTTGGGGACTTCTTGTTATTGAAACCAGATCTTTGACGAGACAGATTTTATCCCTAGTCAATGATTCTTCTCCCGATGCTAAAGAAGAAAAAGAGAAAATCATTAAATTAATCTCTGCATTTTCCTGGTCGCTTAACTTCCAGTTGAGAGCTAAATCCGGAACAGAACATCTTGAGAGACTTCTTTCTCCTATACAACTGGAACAGGTGAAGAATAAAAAATTTATTCCAAGTATTATTCTTGGATTTATTGCAGACTGGCTTAACGAACAGAATAAAAAAGGAAATATTGATACCATTGTGATGACTTCTATGGATCATCAGCTGAATCAGTTTTCTAATATTTCTGGTGGATGTGAGAGAATTTATAACACTCCGTTACCATTTGCTTACAGCGTTCTTCTACATCGTACTGTATATCTTTACTGCTTCTGGCTTCCTTTCGGATTAGTAGATTCTTTGGGGTGGATGATGCCTTTAATTGTTTTGTTAATCAGCTATACCTTTATCGCTCTTGATGCTATTATTCAGGAGATTGGTGAGCCTTTTGGTGAAGAAGAAAATGACCTTGCCCTGAACAGTATTTGCCGCACAATTGAGTTTTCTATTTTTGAACAGGCAGGAATCTCTCAAGGTGAGCTGGAGAAGCCGGATACTTATTTTGTGGATTAAAAATTGATTTCTATTCCTGAGGAAGCGTAAAAGAAACCCTCAGTGCCAGCAATCCCGTAATTCCCTGGAGATCCTCAACCTTTAGGAATTCTATATCATTTTGTAGAACTCCTTTTTTCTGAAGTTTGGAAATGTAGTCAAGGTATTCTTTTTGATTTTCCATTCCGAAATACACGATGGTGATTTTTCCGGGAGCGGTGATGCGTTCTGAAGAATCTTTCACATGCGCTTTATCCAAACGTTTTTTAATGATCTCGTAGTAGGAATTATAGGCTCCGTCTACATCAAAGCGCTTTTCATCCATTCGGAAACGGATGTCTATTTTTTCATTATACACAAAAATCAGTGAGGCAATATCCAGCTGTACAGGAAGATTTTTTTTGAACGACTGAAACTCCAGTTCCATTTTACAGATGGTTTTCAACTGCCAGTATCTCAGTTTGTGGACAACTTTTGAGGTATAGTGCAGCTCAGGAGCGATGGTAGATCCAATGTACAGATTATGCTCCACACCATCAGACTTAAATCTCTCATAGTAGTGCGGAAAAATTTCCTGCGCTTTTATCTGGCTTTCGTCCAGTAAATCTGCCAGCTTTCGGTTGACCAGTGTGATAGAATCATCCAGGTTTTTTCTGTGATGATAAAACAGATCTGTAGGTGCAAAGATGTGTGAAAAATAATCTTTAATCTTTGCTTTTATTTCTCTGGAGCTTCTTACTTCCAATTTTCCCTGTAAAAAAGGATGAATTTCTTCCCTTAATAATCTTTGAAAACGCTGTTCTGTATCCGCTTTGATTTCATTGTTTAATTCATTCTCAAAAATATCCAGTGCCAGTAAAAATTTTTCTGAATCGGAATTTGTGAGTACAAAAATTTCATTCAGCCATTCAATCTGCTGATTAAGATCCTGAAGCATCAGATTAAAACGCTTCTCTGAAGAAGAACGGATATCAGAAACCCCGAATAGCGGAGTGAGATTTTTAAAAGAAATCTGTTTTAAAGTATATATTTTTTTCCCCAGTGATGCGGTAAAGTACTTTTCAGCTTCATTCCTGAATTTCCAGACTACACTATCGTGGATAGTAGTATATTCACGCTGGATAATAGCTTCTATCTGGTAATTTTTTTCAAAATAGAACCTGCTCAGAGAGAAAAGAATCATATCTGAAAAAAACTCCAGCTTCTTTAGTTTTAAGCCATTGAAACTTCCGGTAATAGGAGAAGTGAACTCCATGATTGCAAGAAGTTCAGCATCTTTCATGATAGGAATTACCATGAAACTGTTAACGTTATTATCCTTTAAAATGCTAAAGGAAGGAAGTTGTTTTACATTTTCATCCAGGTTGTTTACATTGGAAACAACAACGGGTTTTGAATTGTGATTTAAATTATTAAACGTACTCTTACGCGTATCTTCGTCAAAAGCGTTGATCCAGAAATCCAGAATATGATTGGTCAGAAGACTCTCATAAATAGGAAGTTTATCCAGTTTCTGCTCTTTTTTGTTAAAGGTCATCAGTCCGAAGCTGAGTTCCGGAACATCAAAATAGGATTTGAAAATTTCAGTCAGATTTTCATTGGGATTCAAATCTTCGGGATCAATCTCAATCATGCTTGATTTCAGGTCAGAAAGTGCTACTTCAGACGTACAGTCTACCAGTGAAATAATAGTAAATCCTTTCAGTATCCAAGATTGTGAGGGAAAATATTTTTTCCACAGTTTAAAATCATCCAGATTTTCCAACAGCATATCCAGAGTGTCATCAGAAGGGATTTTGGCTTCTTCTGTAGGAAAAATTTCAGTAAAATCTGAATTTACTGTAATTTTATAATGTTTCATGATTCCCTGTTTATTGGGAATATCATAATAAAAAGGAATAGTGCTTTTAATATCCTTTTTAAAATAAGACTGAAGAATCAGGCAGCAACAGAATACATAAAATTCATTATCATTAATATTTCTGAGTTCGATCTCAAAGTCTTTTCCTGCATCTTTCAGTATTCCTTTAAATCTTTCGGTATAATTGAAGGTGATATTGGAAAGAGGAATACTTGCCGCTTTTATTTCATTATTGGTAAGTCCGGTAGGGAAGAGGTCAGCAAGAAGTAATCTGATGAGGTCTTCATTTTTTTCCAAAAGACTAATGTCCTGAAAGCCATCTTTCAGTTCCTTAAAATTCTTTGTTTTCTCAATGAGAGATTCAGCGTAATTAGCCCTATATTCCAGGCGGTCATTATAACGGATATGCTCCAACACATCCAAATATTTTTTGAATGATATATAAACCTGAAAGGGAGAGTCTTTTTTGTAAAGATTGGTCAATTGCTGAAATTTAGAGTAAAGTTATGAAAAAAAGAGTATTTCCAATTGTGTTTCAGATTTGTGAAAATGATTCTTTATAGTTATTTTGTTCAGTTTTTTTGAAGAAATAGTCAAAATGTATATAACATTGAATGGTTCTGATTTACTTTTTAAAAATGTTTGCAGTGAGATTATCTTTCGAAGAATAATTGAATAAAATTGTAAGGCTTCTTTGCGGTATATTATAACGCTTGTTTAAGCTTGCCGTCTGGCTGTATTTTATATTTCTTTTTCAATATCCTTTTTTCAGTGGTATTTTTTCTTGTGTAGAGTTCAATCTCAAAATTCTTGGTAATGATGAAGTCGTTGACTGTCTCACCGTCAAATTCTGCAATCTGCAATGATGAAATCACTTTGTTTTTTGTAGCCACTATCAGGTCGTAACCTTCCACATCAGAATCCGTATACCCAAGAATAAAAGGCTGCAGGTTATTGATTTTGGGAAGCATGAAGAAGC
Proteins encoded in this region:
- a CDS encoding bestrophin family protein, which codes for MIVRQRTNWLKMLFIWRGSVLKKIVVQLSIITLFSLAIYIFKGRIFDYKVHLNPTIFTLIGLALAIFMGFCNSASYDRFWEGRKLWGLLVIETRSLTRQILSLVNDSSPDAKEEKEKIIKLISAFSWSLNFQLRAKSGTEHLERLLSPIQLEQVKNKKFIPSIILGFIADWLNEQNKKGNIDTIVMTSMDHQLNQFSNISGGCERIYNTPLPFAYSVLLHRTVYLYCFWLPFGLVDSLGWMMPLIVLLISYTFIALDAIIQEIGEPFGEEENDLALNSICRTIEFSIFEQAGISQGELEKPDTYFVD
- a CDS encoding GAF domain-containing protein; this translates as MTNLYKKDSPFQVYISFKKYLDVLEHIRYNDRLEYRANYAESLIEKTKNFKELKDGFQDISLLEKNEDLIRLLLADLFPTGLTNNEIKAASIPLSNITFNYTERFKGILKDAGKDFEIELRNINDNEFYVFCCCLILQSYFKKDIKSTIPFYYDIPNKQGIMKHYKITVNSDFTEIFPTEEAKIPSDDTLDMLLENLDDFKLWKKYFPSQSWILKGFTIISLVDCTSEVALSDLKSSMIEIDPEDLNPNENLTEIFKSYFDVPELSFGLMTFNKKEQKLDKLPIYESLLTNHILDFWINAFDEDTRKSTFNNLNHNSKPVVVSNVNNLDENVKQLPSFSILKDNNVNSFMVIPIMKDAELLAIMEFTSPITGSFNGLKLKKLEFFSDMILFSLSRFYFEKNYQIEAIIQREYTTIHDSVVWKFRNEAEKYFTASLGKKIYTLKQISFKNLTPLFGVSDIRSSSEKRFNLMLQDLNQQIEWLNEIFVLTNSDSEKFLLALDIFENELNNEIKADTEQRFQRLLREEIHPFLQGKLEVRSSREIKAKIKDYFSHIFAPTDLFYHHRKNLDDSITLVNRKLADLLDESQIKAQEIFPHYYERFKSDGVEHNLYIGSTIAPELHYTSKVVHKLRYWQLKTICKMELEFQSFKKNLPVQLDIASLIFVYNEKIDIRFRMDEKRFDVDGAYNSYYEIIKKRLDKAHVKDSSERITAPGKITIVYFGMENQKEYLDYISKLQKKGVLQNDIEFLKVEDLQGITGLLALRVSFTLPQE